A region from the Silene latifolia isolate original U9 population chromosome 7, ASM4854445v1, whole genome shotgun sequence genome encodes:
- the LOC141592012 gene encoding uncharacterized protein LOC141592012, with protein sequence MEDEKKRKGKQPMQKGKEKVKCGISVREPVERDEREESDESEDISEETETSDEKDGEASAEEEGSDDEVREDSGEEEKQVSESEDGGLADMLSKVVKMAAALGAKKMTKEDTSTVDEGLKVSAVGQSSKEVEVGQGSKRKLTDGALAGKKKRQRKERTKLKGVEGHGSPTSLHYVINHLSTAQRKDVEDIGFEGLLGLKASKFIHTMVDWLLERYDTHTRLMLFKRFVHFSICKHDVYDVFMLPCAGEDVPLVNEDKELVQSWRERFGALPKKDIPLDKVRGEMLQLVKGGSDFKRMFVLFTMGSFLAPTIHNRVDTRLIGAVEDVAAIPKMDWCSYVLDRLDHSVESWRDNDLKSIGGCLMFFQLLYFHRLTWRRLPALSTLPLIQHWTYDELKKRVKE encoded by the exons ATGGAAG ATgagaagaaaagaaaagggaaacaGCCGATGCAGAAGGGTAAAGAGAAGGTAAAATGTGGTATTTCTGTTAGAGAGCCCGTGGAAAGGGATGAAAGGGAAGAAAGTGATGAATCAGAGGACATTTCAGAGGAAACTGAAACCAGTGATGAGAAGGACGGGGAAGCCAGTGCTGAGGAGGAAGGCAGCGATGACGAGGTGAGGGAAGACAGCGGTGAGGAGGAGAAGCAGGTGTCAGAATCTGAAGATGGTGGTTTGGCAGATATGCTGAGTAAAGTCGTCAAAATGGCAGCTGCTCTTGGTGCAAAGAAGATGACCAAAGAAGACACAAGCACGGTAGATG AGGGTCTCAAAGTGTCAGCTGTTGGGCAAAGCTCGAAAGAGGTGGAGGTTGGCCAAGGCTCAAAGAGAAAGTTAACAGATGGGGCATTggctggaaaaaaaaaacgacaGAGAAAGGAAAGAAC GAAATTGAAAGGAGTGGAGGGACATGGGTCACCAACTTCCCTACACTATGTCATCAACCATTTATCAACAGCTCAGAGAAAAGACGTTGAAGATATTGGCTTTGAAGGGCTTCTTGGGTTGAAAGCGTCTAAGTTTATTCATACCATGGTAGATTGGTTGTTGGAGCGGTATGATACGCATACTAGGCTGATGTTGTTTAAGAGGTTTGTCCACTTCTCAATCTGCAAACATGATGTCTACGATGTGTTCATGTTGCCGTGTGCGGGGGAGGATGTACCGCTGGTTAACGAAGATAAAGAGTTAGTGCAGTCTTGGAGAGAGAGGTTCGGTGCGTTGCCGAAAAAAGACATACCATTGGACAAGGTTAGAGGTGAGATGCTGCAATTAGTAAAAGGTGGATCAGATTTTAAGAGAATGTTTGTGTTGTTCACAATGGGATCGTTCTTGGCCCCAACCATTCACAATCGAGTTGACACAAGGTTAATTGGCGCGGTAGAGGATGTGGCTGCCATTCCGAAGATGGACTGGTGTTCTTACGTTCTGGATCGTCTTGACCATTCAGTGGAGTCATGGAGGGACAACGATTTGAAAAGCATTGGGGGATGCCTAATGTTCTTTCAGTTACTCTACTTTCACCGACTGACTTGGAGGAGATTACCTGCATTGAGTACACTACCCTTGATACAGCATTGGACCTATGACGAACTGAAGAAGCGAGTTAAAGAGTAA